In Triticum urartu cultivar G1812 chromosome 6, Tu2.1, whole genome shotgun sequence, the following proteins share a genomic window:
- the LOC125513056 gene encoding uncharacterized protein LOC125513056 isoform X4, with protein sequence MDAEEQVMGEQASNGDAGSSSKKRKKRMDARSYIKRFKTGVRVGASDIVVASPDRMGKENTASGHVADSNTAILCEGSRLIEKSKGHSSHAAFKVSNSPISGLHETSDTRVDQCSTPLSEVQPHKPTDVQNIAVESSLPAKARDPRTGLARQSFPSPSSLQSVPIPIPHEEIKSTVGDGEPITVPKENSASGHLKVTQSDGTDGNSNICAACGRGTPGTFRSCGGKGCKSRYHMSCLDQYLSLGNWFCTSCTKKRLQFGLHYIVDGIESVWDVKEAEGMQTSKQYFVKYKNLAHVHNRWIPEGDIKVMPGGPDLLSLFNKRNHTEKTIWKEEWTKPHRLLRKRLLVPPKLADDFFCADDFFCSTGVNYTYCTLEWLVKWRGLGYDHATWELETSSCLCTPEADELKKNYENRREAAKQSSVPQKTKVKQSSFQKLERLPDGCHPDFDNDHLCSINHLREYWHKSHGAVLVDEKEYVMKTVLFTMSVLPDISQPFLIVTTPGSLSLWEVQFNKLAPFINVVVYDGGKDELKLIRDLEFYESGSRSMLQVLLSHPDAILEDIEPIAHIGWEAVIVDCYEKSALQYLEQLKEIPTDFRMLLVSSQIKDNLPEHVKLLAFLNSGEQENGDRVDTAETLMMLEGNFKSHIAYERQADSLKILEHWVPAYISQLQLQIYCSILLSNSSVLQSQMKSDKALYDIIMSLSKCCDDPYLVDESLRPPVNNHDHTDPIVTRVQACGKLLLLQKMLEAIRNKRLRVIILFQSGVAGGSSVGDTLETVVRHKFGPESYERVEFRGSFSKKAVALNKFNDKTKGRFVFLIETSACLPSIELSSVDAIIIYNSDRNPLNDQNALEKIKIEAQLRHPSIFRLYTPFTMEEKWLVLAKQGMLIDKDITHSISHSLISWGASCLFSRLDELKHDNCASKSSERDNFMNKVISEFLGKLATNIVGSTKIACTSISEANMSGKFYSRNITLIGEKEEMRALDGDPSNFWSNLLDGKSPGWSYISEPPQSSHMIVQNLEERAKDPAEEASQSRRKRRKVGEITGPSSKSSPDNNHDDMLPENCSTSSPALQPLDDTQQKLGVEKRMSTPKNLHIQLKKELSKLITALQLPDDVRAMAEQLFEYFLKNHLVVTEPVSILHAIIISLCWHAASVLKYKINCGESIALAGKSLNCECNEELASFIYGRLRFPEEKNPNRAIETSINGQPVSVEDTQISWEETSTNLRNNHMLQSKEMDHGNLTSTGPQEVSSSAEHMIPEVQEPIQDTHGECHVSNDELPNMIVEKRTELVDNNHDNFTNGAPQVISSGAEQMISEVQEPVQEIHRECHLPNDERPNMTVEKRTELVDSNHDNFTNGAPQVVSSGADHMISEEQEPVQETHRECHLSKDNLPNMIVEKRMELIDNVFSLREKNILCKQQLEISGLDTYTQNNVIRLKEVCILVLKHIRRSHIDEVTRSDKMQLTVQWFTMLMCAFLDHMRLQHNKLEAVQSDRWLVERHLKKNLQQVAKSGQLDQDFDRHIALPDSNFVMEEFIHFKEQSGEYHIVESSVPDNQQPLDDGLLMEIALVRNEVLSGAISTQAMENEPVATSVNSGEGPASEAVDFPGNCILSSDGMGVQRAGCSSSTIPANDDSVGQESSIGDCRNTGHVEAENIANPGMLLEGADSLVRGFNANTDDTVDTDQVHLESPVSPATLPVSTEFETQTCQSSMHVEQSPEAQQSTSMKDQPAEKRACIVGPEAAMQDQSAEAERAGTLGAISAQVLPSEMQSSSTSTRGVPFVSGLQSSSVHQSVVPSLEPHAGVELPGTVTPHAIQPPASMPAEQSTSLPAQQSLATLRHPPAEAEPAGILATEAACDLQPEVQLSTSMQDQPADSLVRGFNANNDDTVDTDQVHLASPVSPATLPVSTEFETQTCQSSMHVEQSVSVPAQQSLATCQSSIYQVCLLNKSCDLQPEVQQSTSMQDQPAEKRACIAGPEAAMQDQPAEAERAGTLGAISAQVLPLEMQSSSTSMRGVPFVSGLQSPSVHQSVVPSLDPHAGVELSGTVTPHAIQPPASMPVEQSTSLPAQQSLATLRHPPAEAEPAGILATEVACDLQPEARLSTSMQDQPAEGACILGATAARGSQPEVQPSTSLDSHGRGESTDTLGVVTAPDMQSEIQPSALMQDQPVAAEGACVLGTTVAQDLQPELQTATTVQHDPLERTRSEERRQAGFEPNTAASPEHDLQSEIQPSASMRDRPAGAEGAGMVGSTAAQDLQPERQLSTTVQHIPTGPEQPTQLPPVTPLVFNNPIISDEPLRNELEKIIHWSTLLDKGHDDKRSQLQAERNQEIEKINRKYDSLLQQEDSAHRLKRTQLNGIYQKVYVSKSLAENFRRQFTPSVASHGRLMNPVMEQLPESSSSAARIAASPSVIPSPSPGVAAHSSAEPSVRPPPVALPSSSRTVQSQSAMPGNLSGEISSSAMPGNLSGAISPPFVPAPSLHASHGPAGPQLRPVQPQSVPPSILYRTMPPAIPTPRPQGSYGPAGAAAQQLRAPSPHLQHLRMRPPYVIPTDHHQQQQLPTIIGVPAGGQFATESLRPTFPFPQPGAVLASMTPAGSAHQPVLPSASGSSPATPSYLLPPGRHLDPVWTPNPALTFAQVQQQASYLNMALGGSSSSTSAGPAAPGSQQHAGGAQLPVVLNHPGLEPSPPPNSNPYMPARFGVEPDSSSGGPSNAAGPSAEVVCLSDDEA encoded by the exons ATGGATGCAGAGGAGCAAGTGATGGGTGAGCAAGCAAGCAACGGGGACGCTGGCTCTTCCTCGAAGAAGCGGAAAAAAAGAATGGATGCAAGAAGCTACATCAAGAGATTCAAGACTGGCGTAAGAGTGGGTGCCTCAG ATATAGTTGTTGCTTCCCCTGACAGGATGGGCAAGGAGAATACTGCAAGTGGGCATGTGGCAGACAGCAACACTGCTATCCTGTGTGAAGGTAGCAGGTTGATTGAAAAAAGCAAGGGACATTCAAGCCATGCTGCCTTCAAAGTTTCTAACAGTCCTATTTCTGGTTTACATGAAACTTCAGACACAAGAGTTGACCAATGTTCTACACCATTGTCAGAG GTACAGCCACATAAACCTACCGACGTGCAAAATATAGCGGTTGAAAGCAGTCTTCCAGCAAAGGCTAGAGATCCACGCACTGGCCTTGCAAG GCAAAGCTTTCCATCACCATCATCATTGCAAAGTGTACCAATACCTATTCCTCATGAAGAG ATTAAGAGCACAGTTGGAGATGGTGAACCTATTACTGTTCCAAAAGAAAATTCAGCTTCAGGACATCTCAAGGTGACCCAATCTGATGGAACAGATGGTAACTCCAACATATGTGCTGCTTGTGGTCGTGGAACCCCAGGAACTTTTAG GTCTTGTGGTGGAAAAGGTTGCAAAAGTAGGTACCATATGTCTTGTCTGGATCAATATTTGTCCCTTGGGAATTGGTTCTGTACCAGCTGTACAAAAAAGAGGTTGCAGTTTGGCTTACATTATATTGTTGATGGGATAGAGTCTGTGTGGGATGTCAAGGAGGCTGAGG GAATGCAAACTAGCAAGCAGTATTTTGTCAAGTATAAAAATCTGGCACATGTCCATAACCGTTGGATTCCAGAAGGTGATATTAAGGTCATGCCTGGAGGTCCTGATCTTCTTTCCTTGTTTAACAAGAGGAATCATACTGAAAAG ACAATTTGGAAGGAGGAATGGACTAAGCCACATCGCCTGTTGAGGAAGAGGCTACTTGTGCCCCCCAAATTGGCTGATGATTTCTTCTGCGCTGATGATTTCTTTTGCTCAACTGGTGTCAATTATACATATTGTACTCTTGAATGGTTAGTGAAATGGAGGGGTCTTGGCTATGATCATGCAACATGGGAACTAGAGACTTCATCCTGTTTATGTACGCCGGAAGCTGACGAACTTAAAAAGAACTACGAGAACCGCCGTGAAGCTGCAAAACAATCATCTGTTCCCCAAAAAACAAAG GTTAAGCAAAGCTCATTCCAGAAACTTGAGAGATTGCCAGATGGGTGCCATCCTGATTTTGACAATGATCACTTGTGTTCAATCAATCACCTTCGAGAGTACTGGCACAAATCTCATGGTGCTGTTCTTGTCGATGAGAAG GAGTATGTAATGAAGACCGTGTTATTCACAATGTCTGTATTACCTGACATCAGCCAACCTTTTCTAATTGTCACAACCCCTGGTTCTCTGTCCTTATGGGAGGTTCAGTTCAATAAGTTGGCACCATTTATCAATGTTGTTGTGTATGACGGGGGGAAAGATGAGCTGAAATTAATTCGAGATTTGGAATTCTATGAGAGTGGAAGCCGCAGTATGTTACAGGTTCTCTTATCCCATCCTGATGCTATCCTAGAG GATATTGAACCTATAGCACACATTGGTTGGGAAGCAGTCATAGTTGATTGTTATGAAAAGTCAGCTCTACAGTATCTCGAACAACTGAAGGAAATTCCCACTGACTTCAGAATGTTGCTTGTGAGCTCCCAAATTAAG GATAATCTTCCCGAGCACGTGAAACTTCTAGCATTCCTTAATTCTGGAGAGCAAGAAAATGGCGATCGCGTTGATACTGCTGAGACCCTTATGATGCTGGAAGGAAACTTCAAAAGTCATATTGCATATGAGCGTCAAGCAGATTCTTTAAAAATATTGGAGCACTGGGTTCCTGCTTACATTTCACAACTGCAGCTGCAGATATATTGTTCCATACTGCTTTCAAACTCATCTGTCCTCCAGTCGCAGATGAAAAGTGATAAAGCTCTTTATGACATTATTATGTCTCTCTCAAAG TGCTGTGATGACCCTTACCTTGTTGATGAATCCCTGCGACCTCCTGTCAACAATCATGATCACACTGATCCTATAGTTACGAGAGTGCAAGCATGTGGCAAGCTACTGCTTCTTCAAAAAATGCTTGAAGCAATAAGGAACAAGAGGCTAAGAGTTATTATTCTTTTTCAA TCTGGTGTAGCAGGTGGAAGCTCAGTGGGTGATACATTGGAAACTGTTGTGCGTCACAAATTTGGCCCGGAGTCATATGAACGTGTTGAATTTCGTGGATCATTCTCAAAGAAAGCAGTGGCACTTAATAAGTTCAATGACAAGACTAAGGGGAGATTTGTTTTTCTGATTGAAACAAGTGCATGCCTCCCAAGTATTGAGCTGTCATCTGTCGATGCCATTATTATATATAATAGTGACCGGAACCCACTAAATGATCAAAATGCTCTTGAAAAAATCAAAATAGAGGCACAACTTAGGCATCCAAGTATTTTTCGCTTATACACTCCTTTCACAATGGAGGAGAAGTGGCTTGTGCTTGCAAAACAGGGGATGCTAATTGATAAGGATATAACACACAGCATAAGCCATTCCTTGATTAGTTGGGGTGCATCATGTCTCTTCTCTAGACTTGATGAGCTTAAGCATGACAACTGTGCAAGTAAAAGCTCTGAAAGAGACAACTTTATGAATAAAGTAATTTCAGAGTTCTTGGGAAAATTAGCCACAAATATTGTAGGCAGCACCAAAATTGCCTGCACATCCATATCGGAAGCCAATATGAGCGGGAAATTTTACTCAAGAAACATTACTCTAATTGGTGAAAAAGAGGAAATGCGTGCATTGGATGGAGATCCATCTAATTTCTGGTCAAATTTACTGGATGGAAAATCCCCTGGTTGGAGCTATATATCTGAGCCACCACAATCAAGCCATATGATCGTACAGAACTTGGAAGAACGAGCCAAGGATCCTGCTGAAGAAGCCAGTCAAAGCAGAAGGAAGCGTAGAAAGGTTGGCGAAATCACAGGTCCATCTTCAAAAAGTTCACCTGACAACAATCATGATGATATGTTGCCTGAAAACTGTTCTACATCGAGTCCTGCTCTTCAACCTCTTGATGACACACAACAAAAATTAG GGGTTGAAAAGCGAATGAGCACACCCAAGAATCTTCACATCCAACTTAAGAAAGAGCTATCAAAATTAATTACGGCCCTACAATTGCCG GATGATGTAAGAGCTATGGCTGAACAGTTGTTTGAGTATTTTTTGAAGAATCATCTTGTTGTTACAGAGCCAGTGAGCATACTGCACGCAATCATCATATCCTTG TGTTGGCATGCTGCTTCTGTTCTTAAGTATAAGATAAATTGTGGAGAGTCGATTGCCCTTGCTGGAAAAAGCTTGAACTGTGAGTGCAATGAAGAGCTTGCATCATTCATCTATGGAAGATTAAGGTTCCCAGAGGAAAAAAATCCAAATAGAGCAATTGAAACTAGCATCAATGGTCAACCAGTGTCAGTAGAGGACACCCAAATCTCATGGGAGGAGACCTCTACCAACTTGAGAAACAACCACATGCTCCAAAGTAAGGAAATGGATCATGGTAATTTGACGAGTACTGGACCACAAGAGGTTTCATCTAGTGCTGAGCATATGATCCCAGAGGTGCAGGAACCTATCCAGGACACTCATGGAGAATGTCATGTGTCAAATGATGAGCTTCCTAACATGATTGTGGAGAAAAGAACAGAGTTAGTTGACAACAATCACGACAATTTCACAAATGGTGCACCACAAGTGATCTCATCTGGTGCTGAGCAGATGATCTCAGAAGTGCAGGAACCTGTACAAGAAATTCACAGAGAATGTCATTTGCCAAATGATGAGCGTCCTAACATGACTGTGGAGAAAAGAACAGAGTTAGTTGACAGCAATCATGACAATTTCACAAATGGTGCACCACAAGTGGTCTCATCTGGTGCTGATCACATGATCTCAGAGGAGCAGGAACCTGTTCAAGAAACTCACAGAGAATGTCATTTGTCAAAGGATAACCTTCCTAACATGATCGTGGAGAAAAGAATGGAGTTAATTGACAATGTTTTCTCCTTGAGAGAAAAGAATATCCTTTGTAAACAACAGCTTGAGATCTCAGGTTTAGACACATACACACAGAACAACGTTATCAGACTGAAAGAAGTGTGCATTTTAGTTCTGAAGCATATTCGTAGAAGTCACATTGATGAAGTGACCAGGAGTGACAAAATGCAGCTAACTGTTCAGTGGTTCACTATGCTTATGTGTGCATTTTTGGACCACATGAGGCTCCAGCATAACAAACTCGAGGCAGTGCAATCTGATAGGTGGCTCGTAGAGCgacatctgaagaagaatctccAGCAGGTAGCAAAATCAGGCCAATTAGATCAAGACTTTGATCGGCATATTGCTCTACCAGATTCAAACTTTGTTATGGAAGAATTCATCCATTTTAAGGAGCAGAGTGGTGAGTATCATATTGTTGAAAGTTCTGTGCCAGATAACCAGCAGCCATTAGATGATGGATTGTTAATGGAAATTGCATTAGTACGAAATGAAGTTCTGTCAGGGGCCATATCTACACAGGCAATGGAAAATGAGCCAGTTGCAACTTCCGTGAACTCAGGTGAAGGACCAGCATCAGAAGCTGTTGATTTTCCAGGAAACTGCATCCTTAGTTCTGATGGCATGGGTGTACAAAGAGCTGGTTGTTCATCAAGTACTATTCCTGCAAATGATGATTCAGTTGGTCAG GAATCTTCAATTGGTGACTGTAGAAATACTGGACATGTTGAGGCCGAAAATATTGCTAATCCAGGTATGTTGCTGGAAGGAGCAGATTCTCTTGTTAGGGGATTTAATGCAAACACCGATGACACTGTTGATACAGATCAAGTCCACTTGGAGTCACCAGTTAGTCCAGCTACCTTACCAGTGTCTACTGAATTTGAAACTCAGACTTGCCAATCAAGTATGCATGTGGAACAAAGT CCTGAAGCGCAACAGTCAACCTCAATGAAAGATCAACCTGCAGAAAAACGAGCATGTATTGTGGGTCCTGAGGCAGCAATGCAGGATCAGTCAGCAGAGGCTGAGCGAGCAGGTACCTTGGGTGCCATATCAGCTCAGGTTTTGCCGTCTGAAATGCAATCATCATCAACCTCAACGCGGGGCGTTCCTTTTGTGTCTGGTCTGCAAAGTTCGTCTGTCCATCAAAGTGTAGTACCTTCACTGGAACCACATGCAGGAGTAGAGTTACCGGGCACGGTGACACCTCATGCTATACAACCACCAGCCTCAATGCCTGCGGAACAGAGTACGAGTCTGCCTGCCCAACAAAGCTTAGCAACATTGCGTCATCCACCAGCAGAAGCAGAACCAGCAGGTATTCTGGCCACAGAGGCAGCTTGTGATTTGCAGCCTGAAGTCCAACTGTCAACCTCAATGCAGGATCAACCTGCAGATTCTCTTGTTAGGGGATTTAATGCAAACAACGATGACACTGTTGATACAGATCAAGTCCACTTGGCGTCACCAGTTAGCCCAGCTACCCTACCAGTGTCTACTGAATTTGAAACTCAGACTTGCCAATCAAGTATGCATGTGGAACAAAGTGTAAGTGTACCCGCCCAACAAAGTTTAGCAACTTGCCAATCAAGTATCTATCAAGTATGTCTCCTGAACAAATCTTGCGATTTGCAGCCTGAAGTGCAACAGTCAACCTCAATGCAAGATCAACCTGCAGAAAAACGAGCATGTATCGCGGGTCCCGAGGCAGCAATGCAGGATCAGCCAGCAGAGGCAGAGCGAGCAGGTACCTTGGGTGCCATATCAGCTCAGGTTTTGCCGCTTGAAATGCAATCATCATCAACCTCAATGCGGGGCGTTCCCTTTGTGTCTGGTCTGCAGAGTCCGTCTGTCCATCAAAGTGTAGTACCTTCACTGGATCCACATGCAGGAGTAGAGTTATCCGGCACTGTGACACCTCATGCTATACAACCACCAGCCTCAATGCCTGTGGAACAGAGTACCAGTCTGCCTGCCCAACAAAGCTTAGCAACATTGCGTCATCCACCAGCAGAAGCAGAACCAGCAGGTATTCTGGCCACAGAGGTAGCTTGCGATTTGCAGCCTGAAGCCCGACTGTCAACCTCAATGCAGGATCAACCTGCAGAAGGAGCATGTATATTGGGCGCCACTGCTGCTCGAGGTTCGCAGCCTGAAGTGCAACCATCAACCTCATTGGATTCACATGGCAGAGGAGAATCAACAGATACGTTGGGTGTGGTGACAGCTCCTGATATGCAATCGGAAATACAACCATCAGCCTTGATGCAGGATCAACCTGTGGCAGCAGAAGGAGCATGTGTTCTAGGCACGACAGTAGCCCAGGATTTGCAGCCTGAACTGCAAACAGCAACCACAGTTCAGCATGACCCACTTGAAAGAACACGCTCTGAAGAAAGGAGACAAGCTGGTTTTGAACCAAACACAGCAGCCAGTCCTGAGCATGATCTGCAGTCTGAAATACAGCCATCAGCCTCAATGCGTGATCGACCTGCAGGAGCAGAAGGAGCAGGTATGGTAGGCAGTACGGCAGCCCAGGATTTGCAGCCTGAACGGCAATTATCAACCACAGTTCAGCATATCCCTACCGGTCCTGAGCAGCCTACCCAACTCCCTCCAGTCACGCCATTAGTGTTTAATAATCCAATCATTAGTGATGAACCGCTGAGAAATGAGTTGGAAAAAATAATTCATTGGAGCACTTTGCTTGATAAAGGCCATGACGATAAG AGATCACAACTTCAGGCAGAGCGCAACCAAGAAATAGAGAAGATAAACAGGAAGTATGACTCGTTACTTCAACAAGAAGATTCCGCTCATCGTCTGAAGCGGACTCAGTTGAATGGTATCTACCAGAAAGTTTACGTGAGCAAATCACTAGCTGAGAATTTCCGACGCCAGTTCACACCATCTGTTGCATCTCATG GGAGATTGATGAACCCTGTAATGGAGCAGCTTCCGGAGTCTTCTTCTTCAGCGGCTCGGATCGCAGCATCGCCGTCGGTTATCCCATCACCATCCCCCGGAGTGGCAGCGCACAGTTCAGCAGAACCCTCCGTCCGCCCTCCGCCGGTGGCTCTACCATCCTCATCACGGACCGTCCAGTCACAGTCAGCCATGCCTGGCAATCTCTCTGGAGAAATATCATCGTCAGCCATGCCTGGCAATCTCTCTGGAGCAATATCACCACCTTTTGTTCCAGCGCCTTCGCTACATGCAAGCCACGGACCCGCCGGACCACAGCTGCGCCCTGTCCAGCCACAATCAGTTCCACCCAGCATTCTCTACAGAACAATGCCACCTGCTATTCCGACACCTCGGCCACAGGGCAGCTACGGGCCCGCTGGAGCAGCAGCACAGCAGCTGCGTGCGCCCTCTCCTCATCTGCAGCACCTCAGGATGCGCCCGCCATATGTCATCCCCACAGACcaccaccagcagcagcagcttcCTACCATCATAGGGGTTCCAGCGGGTGGGCAGTTTGCCACGGAGAGCCTAAGGCCGACGTTTCCGTTTCCGCAGCCAGGCGCCGTGCTAGCCTCCATGACTCCAGCAGGCTCGGCTCACCAGCCAGTGCTGCCGTCAGCGTCAGGCTCAAGCCCGGCTACCCCGTCATACCTTTTGCCACCTGGCCGGCATCTAGACCCCGTCTGGACGCCGAACCCCGCTCTCACGTTTGCCCAGGTCCAGCAGCAGGCATCGTATCTGAACATGGCCTtgggcggcagcagcagcagcacctCAGCAGGTCCGGCGGCGCCAGGAAGCCAGCAGCACGCCGGCGGCGCTCAGCTACCTGTCGTCCTCAACCATCCAGGCCTGGAACCGTCACCGCCGCCGAACAGCAACCCGTACATGCCGGCCAGGTTCGGCGTGGAGCCTGACAGCAGCAGTGGCGGCCCCAGCAACGCAGCAGGGCCGAGCGCGGAGGTTGTGTGCCTGTCCGACGACGAAGCCTAG